From Oreochromis niloticus isolate F11D_XX linkage group LG1, O_niloticus_UMD_NMBU, whole genome shotgun sequence, a single genomic window includes:
- the LOC112847737 gene encoding uncharacterized protein LOC112847737 gives MNTKRRSIGTLKHKHREGHTGQRHKGNLNDKEITHCKQGRPNCHGPGKCWAFPQGRHFHPWAEPPHHADRLHLSVIGIAGFLRPALRLTPRQIVCKPLSVRASTVSSVCSSFMCFLTFVLSPLSEDLRTLSSRCRNLLGFQRWSVHSFSMPTCLPPCPVLRIIISPHPDHLPSKLCLRLRMMIKPLPLPPPSSGVRALTDFPVSGSPFHPRQPHGHF, from the exons ATGAACACGAAGAGGAGGAGCATTGGAAcactaaaacacaaacacagagaaggGCATACAGGACAGAGACACAAGGGGAACCTAAATGACAAGGAAATTACACATTGCAAACAGGGGAGACCAAACTGTCATGGTCCGGGTAAGTGCTGGGCCTTCCCACAGGGCCGGCATTTCCACCCCTGGGCGGAGCCGCCACATCATGCTGACAGGCTGCACCTGAGCGTAATTGGAATTGCCGGCTTCTTAAGACCAGCACTCAGACTCACACCTCGCCAGATCGTCTGCAAACCTTTGTCAGTCAGGGCTTCCACAGTTTCATCAGTTTGTAGTAGTTTCATGTGTTTTCTAACGTTTGTGCTTTCTCCACTCTCAGAGGACCTCCGGACGTTGTCAAGCCGCTGCCGTAACCTGTTAGGATTTCAGCGCTGGTCTGTTCACAGTTTCTCCATGCCTACCTGCCTGCCTCCTTGCCCAGTGCTCAGGATAATCATCTCCCCTCACCCGGACCACCTCCCCTCTAAGCTTTGCCTCCGCCTGCGCATGA TGATTAAACCCTTACCTCTGCCCCCTCCCTCCTCAGGAGTTCGTGCACTGACAGATTTCCCAGTGTCGGGTTCTCCATTCCATCCACGACAGCCCCACGGACACTTCTAG